A single genomic interval of Mobula hypostoma chromosome 7, sMobHyp1.1, whole genome shotgun sequence harbors:
- the LOC134349092 gene encoding P2Y purinoceptor 8-like, giving the protein MNGSTIENSTLEMLTNSMLHYTLPTIYLAIFVISTPLNALSLWLLSCRMWPKTPTMIFSINLAITDLLYSLTLPFQIIYHWNWNNWVVGDPLCRLVSLLFYGNMHCSILTVMLISVERYLGVVHPLRSSQFRTIKTAVLLCVIVWLFVLSVHSPLMYSELTYEVPALKITTCFDIMRRDMFPALFYFYLYFSIQIFLFFLFPFMVMVVCYSKIIRTLLRTSAMEMKESRRQIVYLTIMVLLVFTICYLPTQIIMIAHFVRSSQKRPIYVIYKLSLALVSLNGCFDPLLYYFASKEFRRKVQKLCPCLPVDDGDKTLSNIMQPLAAKGSQL; this is encoded by the coding sequence ATGAATGGAAGTACGATAGAGAACAGCACGTTAGAGATGCTCACCAACTCGATGCTGCACTATACCCTTCCCACCATCTACCTGGCCATTTTTGTCATCAGCACTCCCCTCAATGCACTGTCCCTCTGGCTGCTCTCTTGCCGCATGTGGCCCAAGACCCCCACCATGATATTCTCCATCAACCTGGCCATCACGGATCTTCTCTACAGCTTGACGCTGCCCTTCCAGATCATATACCACTGGAACTGGAACAATTGGGTCGTCGGAGACCCGCTGTGCCGACTGGTAAGCCTGCTCTTCTACGGGAACATGCACTGTTCCATCCTGACCGTCATGCTGATAAGCGTGGAGCGTTACCTCGGCGTCGTCCACCCCCTGCGCTCCTCTCAGTTCCGCACCATTAAAACTGCCGTCCTGCTCTGTGTCATTGTTTGGCTCTTTGTTTTGTCGGTCCACTCGCCGCTGATGTACTCTGAACTAACGTATGAAGTTCCGGCCCTGAAGATCACGACCTGCTTCGACATCATGCGCCGTGACATGTTCCCAGCCTTGTTTTATTTCTATCTCTACTTTTCCATTCAGAtcttcctttttttcctcttcccTTTTATGGTCATGGTAGTGTGCTACTCTAAGATTATCAGAACCCTACTGAGGACCTCAGCAATGGAAATGAAAGAGTCAAGGAGACAGATTGTTTATTTGACAATTATGGTTCTGCTTGTCTTTACTATCTGTTACCTCCCCACGCAAATTATTATGATTGCCCATTTTGTACGCTCAAGCCAGAAGAGACCGATCTATGTCATCTACAAGCTCTCCCTGGCTCTGGTCAGCTTAAATGGATGCTTTGACCCATTGTTGTATTACTTTGCCTCAAAGGAGTTTCGGCGGAAGGTCCAGAAGTTGTGCCCGTGTCTCCCTGTTGACGATGGCGACAAGACCTTAAGCAATATCATGCAGCCCCTGGCTGCGAAGGGCAGTCAGTTGTAG